In Acidobacteriota bacterium, the genomic stretch AGGAGAACTTGTGCGATGAGGCGCCACTGGCGTCGCCGGCGGCGAAAACGCCCTTGGTGGTGCACATGTTCTCGTAACCCCAGAAGTATTCTGGCGGCGCGAGGTCTTCGGGACCGCTGACCCAGGCACCGGAGGCGCCCGAGTGCGAACCGATGAAATACGGCTCGGCGGCGGCGATCTCGGAGGACTTCTCTTCCGGCTGGACGTCACTCGCTGCCCACAAAATGGCCTGCGAGATGGTCATGTCGAGGAAGTCTTCCCAAGCCTCGCTCTCGAGCTCTTTCATCTTCTTCTTGTAGGCCTTCTGATCGTCCTTGTACTCGTCGGCGATCCTCTGGAGTGCCTCTTCCGTCCGCATGTAGATCGGGCCCTTGCCCTCCATCACGTCGAGCATGCCGAGCCAGTTGCGGAGGTTGGCCGGGATCGGTTTCACCGTGCCGTAAGGCTGCCAGTTCTCGAGCTCGTCGCGCCGTTCGACCATGTACTCGCCACCGAAGGCGTTGGTCGCGCGGGACTTGAAGAGCAGGAACCAGGCGCCGACCGGGCCGTAGGCGTCCTTGAAGCGAACCGGGATGAAGCGCACTTCCTGGCAGGTCATCTCGGCGCCGGCCTTGAGCGTGAAGTACGCGGAGGAGCCGGAGTTCCAGGGTGGATACCAGGCGCGGCCGAGGCCTTCGCCCGAGGAGCGCGGCTTGAAGACATGCACCGCGCCGCCCATGGCGACGAAGATGGCCTTCGCGAGGAAGACGTAGAACTTGTTCTCGCGGACCGAGAAGCCGTACGCACCCTTGCACTCGCCGCCTTCCATGATCGGGCCGACGATGAAGACGCGCTCGTAGATGTTGTCCGTGCCGAGGTGGTTCTTGGCGGCTTCAGCAACGATGACCTTGTAGGACTCACCATTGATCATCAGCTGCCAGCGACCCTCGTGCACATAACCGCCGCCCTCTGCCTTCCAGATCGGCAGGCCCCACTTCTCGAAGAGGTGAACCGAGCCGTCCACGTGGCGCGCGATCGAGGCCACGAGGTCGTCGCGGGCGACGCCCATGAGATCCTGCTTCACGTAGTTGACGTAGTCTTCGACGGTGTTGTCGCCGTCCTTGATGCCAACGTACTGGTTGATGGCGGAGAGGCCCATGGCCACCGCGCCGGAGCGGTCCACCGCGGCCTTGTCGACCAAGGTGACCTTGATGTTGTTCTTCTTGGCCCAGTGAGCGGCCTCGACCGCTGCGCCACAGGACGCCATGCCGCCACCGAGGATCAACA encodes the following:
- the aprA gene encoding adenylyl-sulfate reductase subunit alpha; translated protein: MANFETVKVETDLLILGGGMASCGAAVEAAHWAKKNNIKVTLVDKAAVDRSGAVAMGLSAINQYVGIKDGDNTVEDYVNYVKQDLMGVARDDLVASIARHVDGSVHLFEKWGLPIWKAEGGGYVHEGRWQLMINGESYKVIVAEAAKNHLGTDNIYERVFIVGPIMEGGECKGAYGFSVRENKFYVFLAKAIFVAMGGAVHVFKPRSSGEGLGRAWYPPWNSGSSAYFTLKAGAEMTCQEVRFIPVRFKDAYGPVGAWFLLFKSRATNAFGGEYMVERRDELENWQPYGTVKPIPANLRNWLGMLDVMEGKGPIYMRTEEALQRIADEYKDDQKAYKKKMKELESEAWEDFLDMTISQAILWAASDVQPEEKSSEIAAAEPYFIGSHSGASGAWVSGPEDLAPPEYFWGYENMCTTKGVFAAGDASGASSHKFSSGSHAEGRIAGKAAVRYIVKENPPMPTVDDATIEKLKAETLKPLDLYAEHKDFTSQADVNPNYILPKMFMFRLQKLMDEYAGGVGSQFTTSQMLCERGLELLSMLKEDATNLGASDLHELMRCWENVHRMYQAEAHVRTILFREETRWPGYYFRADYPKLDNDNWLCFVNCKMDPETEEWEMLKRDILPMS